The uncultured Paludibaculum sp. sequence GGACGAGTGCGCGCAGCCGGTCGTCGAGGAGCCGCCCCCACCCAGCCAATGCCTGCTGCCCCTGGCGATTCTGCTGGCCGAAGACAACAAGATCAACCAGAGAGTGGCGGTGAGCCTGCTGCAGAAGTTGGGCTGCCAGGTGGATGTCGTCAGCAACGGCCAGGAAGCCGTGTCGAAGGTCGACGAGAAGGCATACGACCTGGTTCTAATGGACGTACAAATGCCGACGATGGATGGACTTACAGCGGTCGCGGAGATCCGTGCGCGGGAATCGGGCAGTGGCCGGCGCCTACCCGTCATCGCCTTGACGGCTCACGCGATGGAAGGTGACGCGGAGCGCTGCCTGGCCGCCGGCATGGATGCCTATCTGCCAAAACCCATCAATCCCAAGAAACTGGCCGAGGTGATCGACAGCCTGCAGGATCACAAGAGGCAGGCGTCCGAATCGATGGGCGCTACGCACACAGATTAACGGGCCAGGCTCGGCGCCAGCACCATTTCCATACTGACGTCGGAACGGACGTAGGGCGAAGGCTTCACGCGCTCCGGCGGCAAATGCATGAAACCGCAACTCTCATACAGGTGGATGGCGTTTGCCAGCCGGTGGTTGGTCTCGAGGTAGAGCCTGGGCGCCCCGATGGAACGGGCCTGCTCAATGAGGGCCATCAACAGCTTACGGCCGATGCCCTGCCCGCGTAACGTCTCGTCCACGGCCATTTTTGCGACCTCGTAGCCGCCATCGGGCATGGCCAGCAGGGCTCCGCAGCCGACCGGCCGGTTGTCCACGAAGGCCATGAGGATGTGGCCTCCGCGGGCGAGGATCTTCTCGACGGGATGCTCCAGCACCTCGCGGTCTTTCTCCTCGATCGCGAAGATGGCGGCGATCCAGGCCTCGTTCAGGGCCCGGAAGGCTTCCGCGTCGCCGGACTGGAAAGGGCGGATGAAGACAGCGTCTGCAATGGCGTCCATGGGAGTCC is a genomic window containing:
- a CDS encoding GNAT family N-acetyltransferase, translating into MDAIADAVFIRPFQSGDAEAFRALNEAWIAAIFAIEEKDREVLEHPVEKILARGGHILMAFVDNRPVGCGALLAMPDGGYEVAKMAVDETLRGQGIGRKLLMALIEQARSIGAPRLYLETNHRLANAIHLYESCGFMHLPPERVKPSPYVRSDVSMEMVLAPSLAR